Proteins encoded together in one Lycium ferocissimum isolate CSIRO_LF1 unplaced genomic scaffold, AGI_CSIRO_Lferr_CH_V1 ctg215, whole genome shotgun sequence window:
- the LOC132043136 gene encoding uncharacterized protein LOC132043136 isoform X4, translated as MRFPPRLAEAHTNSKVLSKTSDKIETIQRKLEHSVQKCGASIDVQAGNVTIFSQEKQQKLKKLLMNVNIQNSLGPLHVVMSSENTVGDLIKAVIEIYLKEKRRPLLPSSDARCYELHYSQFSLDTEGRPETASLPKA; from the exons ATGAGATTTCCACCAAGACTAGCCGAAGCACATACAAATTCGAAGGTCCTTTCAAAAACATCAGATAAAATTGAAACGATACAAAGAAAATTAGAGCATTCAGTGCAAAAGTGCGGAGCCAGCATAGATGTTCAGGCTGGAAATGTGACGATATTTAGTCAAGAGAAGCAACAGAAGCTGaagaagttgttgatgaatGTGAATATACAGAACAGTTTGGGGCCGTTACATGTCGTGATGTCGTCGGAGAACACTGTCGGGGACTTGATAAAGGCTGTGATTGAGATTTACTTGAAGGAGAAACGGCGGCCATTGTTACCTAGTAGTGATGCTCGGTGTTACGAGCTTCATTATTCCCAGTTTAGTTTGGACA CCGAGGGTCgtccggaaacagcctccctacctaag GCTTGA
- the LOC132043136 gene encoding uncharacterized protein LOC132043136 isoform X3, with amino-acid sequence MRFPPRLAEAHTNSKVLSKTSDKIETIQRKLEHSVQKCGASIDVQAGNVTIFSQEKQQKLKKLLMNVNIQNSLGPLHVVMSSENTVGDLIKAVIEIYLKEKRRPLLPSSDARCYELHYSQFSLDTEGRPETASLPKVGA; translated from the exons ATGAGATTTCCACCAAGACTAGCCGAAGCACATACAAATTCGAAGGTCCTTTCAAAAACATCAGATAAAATTGAAACGATACAAAGAAAATTAGAGCATTCAGTGCAAAAGTGCGGAGCCAGCATAGATGTTCAGGCTGGAAATGTGACGATATTTAGTCAAGAGAAGCAACAGAAGCTGaagaagttgttgatgaatGTGAATATACAGAACAGTTTGGGGCCGTTACATGTCGTGATGTCGTCGGAGAACACTGTCGGGGACTTGATAAAGGCTGTGATTGAGATTTACTTGAAGGAGAAACGGCGGCCATTGTTACCTAGTAGTGATGCTCGGTGTTACGAGCTTCATTATTCCCAGTTTAGTTTGGACA CCGAGGGTCgtccggaaacagcctccctacctaaggtaggg GCTTGA
- the LOC132043136 gene encoding uncharacterized protein LOC132043136 isoform X1 gives MRFPPRLAEAHTNSKVLSKTSDKIETIQRKLEHSVQKCGASIDVQAGNVTIFSQEKQQKLKKLLMNVNIQNSLGPLHVVMSSENTVGDLIKAVIEIYLKEKRRPLLPSSDARCYELHYSQFSLDTEGRPETASLPKVGVRSAYTLPSPDPKLWDSLGLKPEEKLLNLESRSFFLCPKPNSSFMDKAKATAKLPVILAKFMDLFIQIVINLSSFWPKCHPHWL, from the exons ATGAGATTTCCACCAAGACTAGCCGAAGCACATACAAATTCGAAGGTCCTTTCAAAAACATCAGATAAAATTGAAACGATACAAAGAAAATTAGAGCATTCAGTGCAAAAGTGCGGAGCCAGCATAGATGTTCAGGCTGGAAATGTGACGATATTTAGTCAAGAGAAGCAACAGAAGCTGaagaagttgttgatgaatGTGAATATACAGAACAGTTTGGGGCCGTTACATGTCGTGATGTCGTCGGAGAACACTGTCGGGGACTTGATAAAGGCTGTGATTGAGATTTACTTGAAGGAGAAACGGCGGCCATTGTTACCTAGTAGTGATGCTCGGTGTTACGAGCTTCATTATTCCCAGTTTAGTTTGGACA CCGAGGGTCgtccggaaacagcctccctacctaaggtaggggtaaggtctgcgtacactctaccctccccagaccccaagttgtgggattcactgg GCTTGAAGCCAGAAGAGAAGTTGCTGAATTTGGAGTCTCGAAGTTTCTTTCTATGTCCAAAACCAAATTCATCTTTCATGGACAAAGCAAAGGCCACTGCAAAGCTTCCAGTCATTTTGGCAAAGTTCATGGATCTCTTCATACAAATTGTCATAAACCTAAGTAGTTTTTGGCCAAAATGTCACCCTCACTGGCTTTAA
- the LOC132043136 gene encoding uncharacterized protein At4g22758-like isoform X2: MRFPPRLAEAHTNSKVLSKTSDKIETIQRKLEHSVQKCGASIDVQAGNVTIFSQEKQQKLKKLLMNVNIQNSLGPLHVVMSSENTVGDLIKAVIEIYLKEKRRPLLPSSDARCYELHYSQFSLDSLKPEEKLLNLESRSFFLCPKPNSSFMDKAKATAKLPVILAKFMDLFIQIVINLSSFWPKCHPHWL, from the exons ATGAGATTTCCACCAAGACTAGCCGAAGCACATACAAATTCGAAGGTCCTTTCAAAAACATCAGATAAAATTGAAACGATACAAAGAAAATTAGAGCATTCAGTGCAAAAGTGCGGAGCCAGCATAGATGTTCAGGCTGGAAATGTGACGATATTTAGTCAAGAGAAGCAACAGAAGCTGaagaagttgttgatgaatGTGAATATACAGAACAGTTTGGGGCCGTTACATGTCGTGATGTCGTCGGAGAACACTGTCGGGGACTTGATAAAGGCTGTGATTGAGATTTACTTGAAGGAGAAACGGCGGCCATTGTTACCTAGTAGTGATGCTCGGTGTTACGAGCTTCATTATTCCCAGTTTAGTTTGGACA GCTTGAAGCCAGAAGAGAAGTTGCTGAATTTGGAGTCTCGAAGTTTCTTTCTATGTCCAAAACCAAATTCATCTTTCATGGACAAAGCAAAGGCCACTGCAAAGCTTCCAGTCATTTTGGCAAAGTTCATGGATCTCTTCATACAAATTGTCATAAACCTAAGTAGTTTTTGGCCAAAATGTCACCCTCACTGGCTTTAA